One region of Sphingomonas kaistensis genomic DNA includes:
- a CDS encoding tyrosine-type recombinase/integrase — MLEFAMSAPPRPPSGRRVAGAKLALKPVDVWGIRVRLQVALKARDLALFDLALDSKLRGCDLMSLTVSDLLSSTGVRSRVMILQRKTGRPVQFEVTEQTRRSLTAWLNQNNMAREEWLFPSRSKRGSHLSTRQYARLVDRWVALIGLDPTSYGTHSMRRTKVSLLYKKTGNLRACQLLLGHTKLESTVRYLGVEVDDALELSEALEL, encoded by the coding sequence ATGCTCGAATTTGCCATGTCCGCGCCACCGCGACCCCCGTCCGGCCGGAGAGTTGCCGGTGCCAAGCTGGCGTTAAAGCCCGTGGACGTCTGGGGCATCCGCGTACGCCTTCAGGTGGCGCTAAAAGCTCGGGACCTGGCGCTCTTCGACTTGGCTCTGGATAGCAAGCTGCGTGGCTGCGACCTTATGTCGCTCACGGTTTCAGATCTTCTTTCGTCTACAGGAGTGCGCTCCCGCGTCATGATCCTTCAACGGAAGACCGGCCGCCCCGTGCAGTTCGAAGTGACCGAGCAGACGCGGCGCTCGCTGACGGCTTGGCTCAACCAGAATAACATGGCGCGGGAGGAGTGGTTGTTCCCCAGCCGGAGCAAGCGAGGCTCGCACCTCAGCACGCGCCAGTATGCCCGGCTGGTGGACAGGTGGGTTGCTCTCATTGGTCTCGATCCGACCTCATACGGCACGCACAGCATGCGCCGCACCAAGGTTTCACTCCTATACAAAAAGACCGGCAACCTTCGTGCCTGCCAGCTACTCCTGGGGCACACCAAGCTTGAAAGCACCGTTCGCTACCTTGGCGTTGAAGTGGACGACGCCTTAGAGCTTTCGGAGGCCTTGGAGTTGTAG